DNA from bacterium:
CTTCTTCTCAACACCGTTCTATGTCGAGGGCTGGGCGCTCTATTGGGAACGGCGCCTGTGGGACCTCGGATGGGCGCAGTCACCCGAGGAACAGATGGGCATGCTCTTCTGGCGTCTGAACCGTGCGGCCCGGATTGAGGTCTCCCTTAAGTTCCATCTGGGCCAGATGACCCCTAACGAAATGGTGGATTTCCTGATCACCCACGTGGGCCATGAACGACTGGGCGCCACCAGCGAAGTTCGCCGCTTTATCAGTGACGGTTTCCCGCCTCTTTATCAGGCGGCTTATATGCTGGGCGGGCTCCAGTTCGAGTCGTTGAGAAAAGAATTGGTGGAGAGCGGAAAGATGACCGAGCAAGAATTCAACGATGCGATCCTCGCCCAAAATGCCATCCCGATCGAATGGATCCGCGCGGAACTCCTGCATCTACCCCTCACGTCCAAAACAAAATCTACCTGGCGATTTTAGTTCGAGGCCATATCCGGCAGAATCGCCTTCGCCATTTCATCGAGGGTGGATCGCGCACGAATCGCATCTTTGAGATATTTGGCTCCCTGCGCCGCGGCTTTTTCATTTCCAGGGAAAGCCTCATGTATATAGAGTGCCACTGCGAAGAAATGCTGGGCTTGATCATACCGCCCCATATCCCCCTTCTCGATGTAATACTTGATAAAGCGCATCATTTGAGCGGCTGACACCGTTTCCCAGGTATATTGAGCATCGCGCGTCACGATTTTCGCCTCATCCGCGCCCAGGATATCCCTGTCCCCCATCCATCCAAACCGGTATCCAGTTTCAGGGTTTTGCTTCACACTCGCTTTAATGCCATCAATAATCGCCGTCTTCAGTTCGACCAGAGTCTTGTAGGCCTTAACCATCTGTTTTCCCTTGGCTTTTCCTTCGGGTGTCTGCAGTCCAGTTGTCGCCAACTCAACTTTATTCAGAGCCTGCACGAATCGATGTTGCTGAACAAACTCAACGCTGGCTTTCCGCGCGGCCTCAATTTCGCTCATGTCAGCCTGAATTTTCGCCTGTTTCGCCGCCTCCACTTTCTCCACCGCCAACCGTTCGGCTTCAATTTTATCCCGGGCCGCTTTTTCTTCTGCCGCTCTTCTGACCGCCTCAGTTGAATCAGAAATGGCGGTTTTAACGACCTTTGAGAATTTGGCGATCAAAGGCTCGATCGCCTCCGCCCCCTTTGAAATTTTAGCCATTTCATCCGCCACCGATTTATGGAGATCCACCACGCGCCCGGGAATATTTGTGACCGAATAAAGTGCCGCCATGGCCACACCGGGATTCGTGGCAGTTACCACCACCACACGCTGAGAGGCCACCCCATCAAGCATGCCATTAAACTCCGTGCTCGCTCGCACCATGGTGCCAGTCATAAATTTAGTCACCGAATCGCTCAAGACCATGGCATTGGAACTGGCGCCCGCCCATTCAGCCGCATCCCCAAGAACGGCGGCTCCGGTGGCCACCATTGAAACCAGGTGCTGGGCATTGGAAGACCATATTCCCGCCATGATGACACGATTTGAAAAGTCTCCCGCAATGGGCTGAAATTCTTTTAGTATCTGCTCGATACTCTTCAAAGCCTTTGCCACTTGCGCTTTGTCCTTCGCCGCTTGAGTCTTATGGGTTTGAGCCACATGGTAGGCCACCCCCCCTCCAATCGCGCCGAGCAACGCAACGCCCCCTAACACACTCCAAAGAATGATCTTCAACTTGTGGGAGCTCTTCTTCGGCTGTCCCTCGGGCAGCGGCTCCATAATTCCGCTTTGGGCAATTGCCCCTGAAGTACTCGCCGTCATCACCGCCGGGGTACCCCCCCCTTTCTTCTTGGTCATCACAAATTTCCCGCTTTTCTTCGTGATTTGCGGACCATGCTCCACGGGTGGCGCAATCGCGGCCAATACCCGCCGGATATCGGAAAGCAAAGAATTATAATTAGGATAACGCTTCTGGGGTTCCGCCTCCAGCATCCGACTGACAATCGTCTCAACTTCGTGTGTGATATCGGGACGTAAGTGATGCAGGGGCGGGGCGGGATCCTTGAGGCGAGCCTTGACCACATCCATCGGGGTTTCGCCCTCGAACGGGGGTTTCAAGGCCAGCGCGTGAAACATAGTTCCACCAAGGCTGTAAATATCAGAACGCGCATCCGCCGGATGCCCCCGGAGTTTCTCCGGCGCAATGTAATATGGGGTTCCCCAAATTCCTTTGGCCGTGCCGCCTTCCGCCTTGGCTTTAAATTGAGCCAAACCGAAGTCCACCACCTTGGCTACGCCATTACTATCCATGAGAATGTTTTCAGGTTTGACGTCACCATGAATCAAGCCAATGGTTGCCGCGGCATTCAAGCCTTCCGCTACATCAGCGGCAATCTTGAGAATTAAGGCTTCATTGAGCGGCTCACCTTTGGCAATCATGTTATCCAGTCGCCCACCCTCCAGCAGTTCCATAACCAGATAGGGTTGCCCATGCGCCACACCAAAGGAATAGATTTGGACAATATTCGGATGGTTCAGAGCGGCCGCCGCTTGCGCTTCGCGCCGGAAGGTTTCCACAAACTCAGGGTTCCCGCCGAAACTGGACTGCATCACCTTGACGGCAACCCACCGATTCAGCCCCACGTCATGACCCCGATAAACCGCCCCCATCCCACCTTTTCCAAGCAGTTCGACTAGCACGAAAGCGCCCAGTTTGCCGGGGACCCCTTGTGCGAATCCACATTCAGGGCAGGCAATTTGGGTGAACGTCGGAAGCCCGGAAATATCCAATAAATGGTGGCACTTGACGCACGTGGTTTCGTGCATCGGATCCGTTATGATGTCGGTTAAACTTGTCGCCATGGCTTTTTCAAACGTTTATTGTTTTTCATTCACATTCTGCATAGTATGAATTCACGTGTCTACTGAAATTGAATTTGTCATAAATTTATCATGAATCCTATTTGTTTTCATATCGGATCACACCCCATCTATTGGTACGGAGTGATGATGGCCCTCGCCTTCATGGCAGGCCTGCTTCATTGGCACTGGCTTGGCCACCGGACCCGACGCGATACCGCCCTGGCTTCTGACCTGGCGTTCTGGCTCATGATCGGAGGCATCTTGGGCGCCAGAGCTGCCTATGTAATCTCCAACTTTGACTATTTTTGGGCAGCCCCTCAGGAGATCATCCGGGTGGATCAAGGCGGCTTAATTTTCTACGGGGGTCTCATTGGTGGCGTACTGGCCTTTTTCATTCTTTCAAAATGGCGCCACCTCAAGGTCTGGGATCTTGCCGACTTCACCGTCACGGCCCTCCCGCTGGGTCACGCACTGGGTCGTGTGGGCTGTTTTCTAAATGGGTGCTGCGGCGGCTGTGAGGCCACCTCCCCGTCTTTCCTCACCGGGGGACTCTCGCACTACCCTGTTCAACTTTATGAGGCCTTTTTCAACCTGGGGGTGTATGGCCTCTTGACATGGTATTTCCTCTATAAGCGGGGGACTAAATATGGCTCTGTGGTCGCCCTCTATCTGATGAGCTACCCCGTTATCCGCTTCCTGCTGGAATTCATCCGGGGCGATGACCGCATGCGGGCGGGTGGGCTTGATGTCGCCCAACTCATCAGCCTATCCCTGATTCTGATCGGCATTATTTTGTGGATCTTCACCCGGAAAAAATGAAAGTACTTCCCGATGGCAAAGGCAAGCGGCTGGACGCCTGGTTGAGTTTGGTTCAGCCCGATCTTTCGCGGGCTCGCATACAGGACTTAATCCGATCGGGCCATATTACCCTCAACGGGAAACCGACCAAACCCAGCCAGTCCCTCATAACGGGCCAGGAAATCCAAATCAATGTTCCCGCCCCCGTTGAGGTCGACCTCAAGCCGGAGGCCATCCCGCTGGATATTTTATTTGAGGATACTGATCTGATCGTTCTCAACAAACCCGCCGGGCTCGTCGTCCATCCCGCCGCCGGACACGCCTCAGGCACTCTGGTGAATGCCCTTCTATCACACTGCTCCGACCTGGCAGGTATTGGCGGGGAAAAGCGGCCGGGCATCGTGCACCGGCTCGACCGGGACACCACCGGCGTCATGGTCGTGGCCAAAAATGACATGGCTATGAAAGCACTGGCCGACCAGTTCAAACACCGGCAGACCACCAAGGAATATCTGGCCCTGGTCTGGGGACACCTGAATCCGTCATCCGGTCGCACCGAGACCCTTATTGGCAGAAATCCCCACGACCGGAAAAAGATGTGCACGAAACCGGATATCGGGCGTAATGCGATCACGAATTACGAAACACAGGAAAAATTCACGAACACCTCGTTGCTCCGCATCCATATTGAAACCGGGCGTACCCATCAAATCCGCGTTCATATGGCCCACCTTGGACATTCGATCATCGGCGACCCTCAATACGGCCGGCCTCGACATAACGTCCTCCCTGTCGCCATACCCCTCCGTCAGATGCTCCATGCCGCACAGTTGACCTTTATGCATCCCGTCTCCGGCCAGACCTTAACCGTAAAGGCACCCCTTCCGGAGGATATGCAGGTGTTAATAGACATCCTTCGCAACAAACACACATCTTTAAAGTAACTATTCAGCACCTTCGTATTGTTGTTTGATTGCTTACTCGCGTTATTCCTGATCCCCGTTTATCGAGAATCAATCCTCTCCACCCGTGCCAGTTCCACTTATCAGCTCGAAATCCGGCCAAGCGAGTGCGTGTGGTTCAAGTTGTGTTAAACAGGGGGATCGCTCGAATCATGAATTCATTGAGCAATACCGTCTTGCCTACCCCCCGAAGTCCCGTGATCTCTTTGATCCACGAGTCGAGGGTCGCCATCTGGGCGGTGTGGCAGACCACTTGCAGATGGAGTTTCCGGCGGGGTAAGACCGTCCCCAGCGTTTTATCGTCAAGATTCCGCATCCCCTCGCCCGACAGCACCGCACCGGAACATCGCTCTCCCTTTCAATATGAACGACCGGCCGGTGGGCATCCACCCAGACACGCATGCTCAGCCCCTTACCAGCGGTGATATGAATCTCGCCGTTGCGCAACACCAGTTCCTGCCGGAAGGGTTGGCCGGCTTGGCGATATAAAACAGCAGGTCGCCCCCCTCCTCCACCCAGACGTTCAGCGCCACATCGCCATTGCCCAGCGGCATCGAGCCGGAGGAGTCCCGGCTCGGCGTGTGCCACACCACGTTATAGTCATCAACCGAACACTTCTCCCTGGTCCCGACTGTCATACTTCATGCTCCTACAGGCTGTTTCATGAGAACCCTATGCATTGATGGTTAGCTGTTCCTTGAGACTGCGCCAGCCCTTCCATACCGACCTGCCGGCGGTCAATTGCACAATCCCGCCCGTCACGGGATCCACCACGTCGGTGACGAGATCGAACGGGAATTCCGTTGGACGCTGTTCGAAACCGAAAAGAGCCCAGGGAATAATGGCCGCCAGTTCACAGCCGCCGGATACCGGCTGGGAACAGAGACGTATCTCCGGGGCGGGCACGGCCTTGTTGGCCACCACATCAACCCGCACGCCGTCAGCGCCCACCCCGCCAGCGCGCGGTACCAGGCAGACCTGCATTTTGGGCAGGGGTTTATCAATCGGAAAATCGGCCGGTATGGGCTGATAGACGACCAATTCAAACCCAGTCCCGGCCCAGGGTTGCTCCGGATTCGGGCGCAGGGTCGGTTCATGGAACCGGGCATGGAACAGCAAGCCAGCATCGCTGGCGGCCAGCTTCACCTCGGCGGCCGTACGTTCGCCAAAGGCGATCCGGCGCGCAGTCACCCGCTTGACGGCCGCGGGGATGGTTTCCGGTGTTTCCACGCCGTCCACGAGCGGAACCTGCCACGAGCGGGTTCCCATCACCAATGCCCGGGCCGGCACCGTGTCCTTCCCGGTGGGCTCGCTATCCAACCAGAACTCCTGCGCATCCCGTCGAACTTTCAGCGTCACATGCTCGGTAATCGCCTCGCCCGGCTGAAGCGCATAGGTGATTTTGCGCACACTGGGCGAACCCGCCGCACCCTTAGGTCCGCCGGAAAGACGCACCGCGCCCCTGGTCGCGGCCCGGCCGACATTCGTCAGCGTGACCGAGAATTCTGCCAACCCGCCATTTTGCAGATCCGCCATCGGCGTGATCAATCTGATCTGCGTGCGCACAACCGGCACATCGAGGGTGGTCAGGCCAAATCGCCGGGAATAGGCCTCGTAACTCAGCGGCTTCTCCGCCGACAGGCGCGGCCCCGCCGACCGCCAATCGAACGGCCGGAATCCGGTTTGCAGGGCGGGTGAATCGGGGCGCAGCGAGAAATCGCCTCCCGCCCCATCCAGGAACAGCGGATCGGCCACCACCGCGCCCAGGTTCTGTCCGGTCTTCTGTAACGTCTCCAAACTCTGTCCATGGAAAGTCAATGGTGTGCCATCCAGCGTCCAGTAGAGGTTGTCCGACGCCGTGTAATGGGCAGGCTCCCAAGTCCCACCAGTCTGGATCCGGCCATTGGCAGTGAGCACAACATTGCGACGGAAGACCGTGGACCGGTGTAACTCATGCTTGCCGAGGCCGAGATGATCCTCCCGGCTATTGGCGAAAATGTTGTTCTGCACCAGGTTGTCGCGCCCGTAATGGGTGCTGTAAGCGGCCTTCTTCGTTCCGCACACCAAGTTCTGCTCGACCCGCATCTCTGAGCTGCCCTCGTCCGGATAAATACCCCAGGCTCCGTAGCCGTAGCAGGAGATGTCGTGGATCACATTGCCGCGCAGGACGGTACCCGGCTGTTGGCCGAGGGTGTAGATCCCGCCGTTGTCGCTCAGGATTTCGCGGTGGTTGATGTGATGGATGTGGTTGTACTCAATCCGGTTGCAGACCGTTCTGGACGGCGCATAGCCCCAGATCCAGCCACAGGAGATCCCGGTGTAGTCGCAGTTGAAAATGCGGTTATGGATGAGCCGGTTCCACCCGCTGTTGCCGACCCAGATGCCGATGGCACTGGGAAAGATGTGGCCGCAGTCACGGATGGTGCAGTCCACCACCGTGGTGGCGATGGGCGGATACTCACCGGTCATGGGTTTGCCGACTGCCGCCTCATGGGGGCTGTATTGCTCGTGCCCGACCTTGACGCCACCGGCGCCGGTGTCGTGCACGACGCAAGCGGCAATGACATTCTCCGTACTGCCCGCCAGCACCTCCAGTCCGTAGCCGTTGACATGGGCAATGGTACAGCCATAAAAAATACAGGCCTCCGCGCCTTCCAGAATGATCGCGCCAGGCACGCCAAAAGCCGCCTGGATGTAGCCCGTGCAATCGGACGGTAACTCCCAATGCTGGTGGGCGAAGGTCAGGTTCTCGAAGTGGAGATGCATCACGCGCCTGTTGGCTTCCCCCTGAATGCGCACAATCTCCTCCAACTGCGGGGCGTATACCGTTGTCGTCGCCAAGCTTTCCTCCGCAAGCGGCAGGTAATGGAGCCGACCCGCCACCCGGTCGAGATACCACTCGCCGGGCGTGTCGAGCGCCTCGAAGACATTTTCAACGAAATAGCGGGCGAACTCGCCGCGTTCATCCTTAAGGCTGCCAAGACTATTGGCGAGGAAATGAACGGTTCCGGTCGCCTCGTCAATGGCCTTGATCCGGTGATGCGTATCGAACCAGAGCTGATAGCTGATGATCTCCGCATCCTGCCAGTTGTGCCACAGACGAATCTCACCCGGCGCGAAATTGGCCCGATCCGGCCCATGCCCCCATTTGAACCCCGAATCCTCGCAACCGGCCAGTCCTGTAAAGCGGTGGAAGCCGGTTTTCGGCAGGCGCGGCCGCTGGCGCGGCGTGTCGTTGACATAGAGTCGGGTGAAGTTCCATTTCCCCGTGACCACGTCGGGCAACTCGGCGACCCAGCAGCGCAATCCGTTGTGCTGCGTTTCTCGCCAGCCGGTGATGCGGCGTCCGCCGCTGATCACCGGTGCGGCACCTGCTGCAGCCACAAAGCGGATCGGACACTCCGCCGTGCCGCAATCTTCCGGCGTAAAGCGCAGCGTCTCCACCAGTTCATAGACCCCGGCGGCCACATGCACCGTCACCGGCTGCGACAACCCGCCCGGACGGTGTTTCAGGCGCCGGATCGCGTCCCGCGCTCCCGCCAGCGTTGCCAAAGGCCCATCCGAACCGTCTGCGGATGGGACGACAAGAGTCCCGAACCAGCGGTCATTGCCAAGGGGTGAAACAAAAAGATTCAATACATCATCAGTCATGGTTGCTCCAATTCTCGATCTTATTCGGTTTAATTCAGGGGTAATGACTAGTCCCTCTTACGCCTCACGCCGCCAGTTATCACGCAAGTAGGCCATGAAGCGCAGGCACATCTCGTCGGAGACGTTGGCGGGGATATGGTTTCCTACCGCGAACATGGATAAGAAATCGCTCTTCTGGTCGTACGGGCACACTCCCGTTGAGACCGTCCTGAAACATCGTTTTCATAGTTGTGAGCATGTGAAACTCTGAAGGGAAGGTCAAGATCGGACAGTATCCCCGCTTTTCGAGGACTGAGGTGGGTCTGATCACCGGATACGCTGCGTGGACGTGGAGGTGGCGATGGCGTAGAGCCTGGCGAAATGGCCACTGCGGCCCAGCAGCTCGTCGAAG
Protein-coding regions in this window:
- the lgt gene encoding prolipoprotein diacylglyceryl transferase, which codes for MNPICFHIGSHPIYWYGVMMALAFMAGLLHWHWLGHRTRRDTALASDLAFWLMIGGILGARAAYVISNFDYFWAAPQEIIRVDQGGLIFYGGLIGGVLAFFILSKWRHLKVWDLADFTVTALPLGHALGRVGCFLNGCCGGCEATSPSFLTGGLSHYPVQLYEAFFNLGVYGLLTWYFLYKRGTKYGSVVALYLMSYPVIRFLLEFIRGDDRMRAGGLDVAQLISLSLILIGIILWIFTRKK
- a CDS encoding protein kinase, giving the protein MATSLTDIITDPMHETTCVKCHHLLDISGLPTFTQIACPECGFAQGVPGKLGAFVLVELLGKGGMGAVYRGHDVGLNRWVAVKVMQSSFGGNPEFVETFRREAQAAAALNHPNIVQIYSFGVAHGQPYLVMELLEGGRLDNMIAKGEPLNEALILKIAADVAEGLNAAATIGLIHGDVKPENILMDSNGVAKVVDFGLAQFKAKAEGGTAKGIWGTPYYIAPEKLRGHPADARSDIYSLGGTMFHALALKPPFEGETPMDVVKARLKDPAPPLHHLRPDITHEVETIVSRMLEAEPQKRYPNYNSLLSDIRRVLAAIAPPVEHGPQITKKSGKFVMTKKKGGGTPAVMTASTSGAIAQSGIMEPLPEGQPKKSSHKLKIILWSVLGGVALLGAIGGGVAYHVAQTHKTQAAKDKAQVAKALKSIEQILKEFQPIAGDFSNRVIMAGIWSSNAQHLVSMVATGAAVLGDAAEWAGASSNAMVLSDSVTKFMTGTMVRASTEFNGMLDGVASQRVVVVTATNPGVAMAALYSVTNIPGRVVDLHKSVADEMAKISKGAEAIEPLIAKFSKVVKTAISDSTEAVRRAAEEKAARDKIEAERLAVEKVEAAKQAKIQADMSEIEAARKASVEFVQQHRFVQALNKVELATTGLQTPEGKAKGKQMVKAYKTLVELKTAIIDGIKASVKQNPETGYRFGWMGDRDILGADEAKIVTRDAQYTWETVSAAQMMRFIKYYIEKGDMGRYDQAQHFFAVALYIHEAFPGNEKAAAQGAKYLKDAIRARSTLDEMAKAILPDMASN
- a CDS encoding RluA family pseudouridine synthase yields the protein MKVLPDGKGKRLDAWLSLVQPDLSRARIQDLIRSGHITLNGKPTKPSQSLITGQEIQINVPAPVEVDLKPEAIPLDILFEDTDLIVLNKPAGLVVHPAAGHASGTLVNALLSHCSDLAGIGGEKRPGIVHRLDRDTTGVMVVAKNDMAMKALADQFKHRQTTKEYLALVWGHLNPSSGRTETLIGRNPHDRKKMCTKPDIGRNAITNYETQEKFTNTSLLRIHIETGRTHQIRVHMAHLGHSIIGDPQYGRPRHNVLPVAIPLRQMLHAAQLTFMHPVSGQTLTVKAPLPEDMQVLIDILRNKHTSLK
- a CDS encoding right-handed parallel beta-helix repeat-containing protein: MTDDVLNLFVSPLGNDRWFGTLVVPSADGSDGPLATLAGARDAIRRLKHRPGGLSQPVTVHVAAGVYELVETLRFTPEDCGTAECPIRFVAAAGAAPVISGGRRITGWRETQHNGLRCWVAELPDVVTGKWNFTRLYVNDTPRQRPRLPKTGFHRFTGLAGCEDSGFKWGHGPDRANFAPGEIRLWHNWQDAEIISYQLWFDTHHRIKAIDEATGTVHFLANSLGSLKDERGEFARYFVENVFEALDTPGEWYLDRVAGRLHYLPLAEESLATTTVYAPQLEEIVRIQGEANRRVMHLHFENLTFAHQHWELPSDCTGYIQAAFGVPGAIILEGAEACIFYGCTIAHVNGYGLEVLAGSTENVIAACVVHDTGAGGVKVGHEQYSPHEAAVGKPMTGEYPPIATTVVDCTIRDCGHIFPSAIGIWVGNSGWNRLIHNRIFNCDYTGISCGWIWGYAPSRTVCNRIEYNHIHHINHREILSDNGGIYTLGQQPGTVLRGNVIHDISCYGYGAWGIYPDEGSSEMRVEQNLVCGTKKAAYSTHYGRDNLVQNNIFANSREDHLGLGKHELHRSTVFRRNVVLTANGRIQTGGTWEPAHYTASDNLYWTLDGTPLTFHGQSLETLQKTGQNLGAVVADPLFLDGAGGDFSLRPDSPALQTGFRPFDWRSAGPRLSAEKPLSYEAYSRRFGLTTLDVPVVRTQIRLITPMADLQNGGLAEFSVTLTNVGRAATRGAVRLSGGPKGAAGSPSVRKITYALQPGEAITEHVTLKVRRDAQEFWLDSEPTGKDTVPARALVMGTRSWQVPLVDGVETPETIPAAVKRVTARRIAFGERTAAEVKLAASDAGLLFHARFHEPTLRPNPEQPWAGTGFELVVYQPIPADFPIDKPLPKMQVCLVPRAGGVGADGVRVDVVANKAVPAPEIRLCSQPVSGGCELAAIIPWALFGFEQRPTEFPFDLVTDVVDPVTGGIVQLTAGRSVWKGWRSLKEQLTINA
- a CDS encoding DUF5703 domain-containing protein — translated: MTVGTREKCSVDDYNVVWHTPSRDSSGSMPLGNGDVALNVWVEEGGDLLFYIAKPANPSGRNWCCATARFISPLVRG